The Sander vitreus isolate 19-12246 chromosome 5, sanVit1, whole genome shotgun sequence genome includes a region encoding these proteins:
- the ciao1 gene encoding putative cytosolic iron-sulfur protein assembly protein ciao1, with protein MKEALTSVQTLSAHPDSRCWFVSWNPTGTLLASCGGDKAIRIWGREGDSWICKSVLQDGHQRTVRKVAWSPCGNYLASASFDATTCIWKKKNDDFESLTVLEGHENEVKCVAWAPSGNLLATCSRDKSVWVWEVDEDEEYECVTVVNAHTQDVKHIAWHPTQELLASASYDNNVCIYKEDDDDWECRATLTGHTSTVWSLAFDAAGERLASCSDDRTVKIWKESPSESGQGDLSWKCVCTLSGYHGRTVYDVSWCRLTGALATACGDDGVRVFKEDETADPEQPVFSLAAQAARAHSQDVNCVAWNPTEAGLLASCSDDGDIAIWRFHQEN; from the exons ATGAAGGAAGCTTTGACCTCGGTCCAGACACTCAGCGCACACCCGGACTCCCGGTGCTGGTTCGTCAGCTGGAACCCGACCGGGACGCTGCTGGCGTCCTGCGGGGGAGACAAGGCCATCCGGATCTGGGGGCGAGAGG GCGACTCTTGGATCTGTAAGAGCGTTCTTCAGGACGGACACCAGCGCACCGTGAGGAAGGTGGCGTGGTCTCCCTGCGGGAACTATCTGGCCTCCGCCAGCTTTGACGCCACCACGTGCATCTGGAAAAAGAAGAACGATGATTTTGAG AGCTTGACGGTGTTGGAGGGACATGAAAACGAGGTCAAGTGTGTGGCGTGGGCGCCTTCGGGGAATCTGCTGGCGACATGCAGCCGAGACAAGAGCGTCTGGGTGTGGGAAG TGGACGAGGACGAGGAGTACGAGTGTGTTACTGTGGTGAACGCTCACACGCAAGACGTCAAGCACATCGCGTGGCATCCGACCCAGGAG CTCCTGGCTTCAGCCAGCTACGACAACAACGTTTGTATTTACAAGGAGGACGACGACGACTGGGAGTGCCGGGCCACTCTGACAGGACACACGTCCACGGTTTGGAGTTTGGCGTTTGACGCGGCGGGAGAGAGGCTGGCGTCCTGCAGCGATGACCGCACCGTCAAGATCTGGAAGGAGAGTCCCAGTGAGAGTGGACAGG GAGACTTGTCCTGGAAGTGTGTTTGCACCCTGTCTGGCTACCATGGACGCACCGTGTACGATGTCTCCTG GTGTCGGCTGACCGGCGCCCTGGCCACGGCGTGCGGCGATGACGGCGTGCGAGTGTTTAAGGAGGACGAGACGGCCGACCCCGAGCAGCCGGTGTTCTCGCTGGCGGCGCAGGCGGCCAGAGCTCACAGCCAGGACGTCAACTGCGTCGCCTGGAACCCCACGGAGGCGGGACTGCTGGCGTCCTGCAGCGACGACGGAGACATCGCCATATGGAGGTTTCACCAGGAAAACTGA